Genomic segment of Oncorhynchus gorbuscha isolate QuinsamMale2020 ecotype Even-year unplaced genomic scaffold, OgorEven_v1.0 Un_scaffold_35:::fragment_2:::debris, whole genome shotgun sequence:
CATCACAGAACCCCTGTGGCAATAAGGCAGATCTCAGAGATTTGTTTTACAGTCTTACTACCAGGCAAAGATCTAAATCAACATGCACTTTTGGTTTATGTTGAGTTGTCATGTTCCCTGTTCTCACAGAGTTGTTTTATGGACATACGTTCTGCTACCCAATGCAGGTAACAGTAAACAATGAATATGTTTGTATAACAGTGTTTGGAGGGTTAACAGTATGGCCAGTAGAAAGCGTTTGACAGGCCATTTATATTAGGTTGATAATGTAATGATGTTGAACAAAGGAAGTTCATGGCTAACCCAGCAGGGTTAACGGTTACTGGTGCCAGTGGCAGTTTGGGGCAGAGCCAAGGAATTTTGTTTACCTCTGGGTGAGGCAGCATGGGAAAGCCCTGgaagagccagagggtgagagggggaggatgggtgatACAGGTACATCATCAGACATGCAGAGACAGCTCTGAACATGCTCCATACCCACCTCTGGAGGGGGTTTGGGATTGTGGGGTGTGATAGGATTTCAGATAGTGTTACAGGACTGTGTTGTTTTTACAAGTAattcagagggagagggagaggagggggggtagagagagctgTATATGACTGTTTGTCAGGTCATTGTATATATGGTTATTTTCTGATTTCTGTGAAGAGGTCAGTAAATCACCATCATTGCACAGGGCTTTATAATTCACTGAATTGACAATGAACTGCCACTAGATGGCATTCATTCTAAAACTATGTTGAAGGAGCAAgccagtggtgtgtattcatggatgccaagggaagccagccTTCCCCCCCAAAATGtaccaataaaaaaatataaaacatatacaatcATTTATATATTTCGAGCTAAACTGAGTGAACTCAACTGTGATTGGTCCTGGTGCACCAATAAAACGTGTTTAGGGAATCCAGTTTGGATTTGGATTCACACCACATCAAAAGAAAAAAAACTTGGATTGTtgcatctcattgtgttgttgtcctctggtgGCCTTCTCTTAAAtgagccatggatggagatagggatttggatcCAAAtgttaattcatacattgtgcccctggcctcagaggatggaagttcaatatgtacatacagtagatgtttttattttttatttaaccaggcaagtcagttaagaacaagttgtcatttacaatgacggcctatcctgGCCTACCCCGACACTGGGCCAATCGTGCAccgccctatgtgactcccaatcacggccagatgtgatacagcctggaatcgaaccatggactgtagtgacacctcttgcactgagatgcagtgccttagaccgctgtgccactcaggagatGACAGCTACGCCACTCGGGAGaagtagtaggctaatgttaactaactGGCTAATCGTTGcacatgaaaggaagttaggctagcgagcaagaaTTTTAGCCCAGTAGcctagaacaacaacaactaaaagtgtgtactgtatgacagtcatagaccgtttcgtcaacatgaaagagagcaGGATGACATTGGCGTTTCTCttcaagtagggtgagtcaacatgctttttccacacacacacacacacacacacacacacacacacacacacacacacacacacacacacacacacacacacacacacacacacacacacacacacacacacacacacacacacacacacacacacacacacacacacacacacacacacagagccacatgATTTTTAGCTtgcgttgattggactaaattgtttcgGGAGTCTTTTAGTTGCAACTGTATTAGACTAAACATCCGTGATTTGAGGTttttgaaatgttgaagttgaaatggtgctggaatcgtggaagcagctcctgttttctttgggACCTGCAGTAACTCCGctgttctaaatcaatagttgttcagTAATTTGAAAATGTCTGAAACATTAACTtgattgaccatgctgtaggtcatgtaactgtttgttaatacaatatgctttgtggacttcaccggacagatgttgctctccggttttgtgatgaaacaaatgtgcggttgaatttattctgccactgtgtcttcctaTTGTCTCGGctataggtctatatatcactgtgtcttcctaTTGTCTCGGctataggtctatatatcactgtgtcttcctaTTGTCTCGGctataggtctatatatcactgtgtcttcctaTTGTCTCGGctataggtctatatatcactgtgtcttcctaTTGTCTCGGctataggtctatatatcactgtgtcttcctaTTGTCTCGGctataggtctatatatcactgtgtcttcctaTTGTCTCGGctataggtctatatatcactgtgtcaaggcatatgaactaacagatTATAGaacaaacaacacaattatcacaacacagagGTTGTAATTATGGCTTCCACTTTGAAGACAAACACTGCAGGCTATAATCCTAATAGCTTTTACTCTCCCTTTGAGAGATATTTAGCTATTTTAATGAGAagaaatgtacttactatgactgagatatatGGTTGTCCcaccacctagctatcttaagatgaatgcactaattgtaaaTCGCTGTGgctaagagcatctgctaaatgactaaaatgttaatGTAATATTTAAACATGTTCAAGATTTGTTTATGCTGTGATACACACTTATTTCTGATATTTCTGACGCATATGCTTATGTTGAAGAGAGATGACTGGATCAGCGGCATACAGTAGTCCTACATGCAACCAGTCTTATTGGACAATGTTTATGTACTATTTGAATGTGCTAATATGACTTTCCACCTCATACCCTTATCACCACTTTATAATTTGGGGAAGTAGCTTAAATTACACATCAGACATGATACATTTAAGTTATGGTTCGCTTTTTATTTCCATAAATTAACAACATCAACATGGCACAATCACTGACCAACCTTCAGATAACAAACAAACTAAATACAAAGATGTCATTGACTCATCAGAGCCAATTCAGTTTATACAAAATACAGAATGGGCCTGTTCTGCATTACCAAGTTCATATTTGTAAACTCGCCCTCGTTCTATTGACAACGGTGGTATGTTCTAAGACTTTGAAGGGAGAATACAGTCATCAAGAGGGAAAGAGTAGTCAGATGGAGGAAAGTGTCTGTGATTTAGTTGGTGAAGGCCTGGTAGAGGGCGGTGAGCTGGGCCTTCAGGTCCTGGGCGTAGGGGTCCAGCTTGTCCCTCAGGTCCTCAGCATAGGGGGCTAGGCTCTGCTGCACCATCTGAGCTCTGGTGGTCAGCTGGCTCTGGAGGTTCTCTGCCAGGGGGGCCACTCTCTTCTGGAAGTCCTGCAGGCGCAGGTCCACTTTCTGCTTCAGCTCATCCGTGTAGGGACCCAGCTGGGACTGCATCTCCTTCACACTCTGCTCCAGACTCCCCTTCAGCTCCTCACTCTTCTGAAGCAGGGTGGCCCTCAGGTTCTCGGAGTCCAGGGACTCTGCATAGGGGGCCAGATCCTGTTTCAGCTGCTCCACTCTCTGCTGGACTTGGGTCTTCATCTCCTCTGCGTAGGGCTCCAGTTTCCCCTTGACACTGCCCAGGTCTTGCTCCAGACGCTCTCTCAGCACCTCAGCCTCCTGGGTAATCTTGGTCATCAGGTCCTTGGCTGCAGAAGGGAGCTGCTCCTGCAGGGAGATGGCGTATTGGCTGGCCACATAAGCACTCTCTGTGATGCGGCCactgcaggagaggagaggagagtagaggagaggagaggagagtagaggagaggagaggagatgagaggagaggagaggagaggagaggagaggaggtcagttCAGGTCCCCATCCTAGTAATCTGAGCGATTCGACTACATTCTGCACGTTATGACAACCACATCACAGATCATATTACTTACTTGACATCCTGCCCCAGCTGAGACTTCCTGATCATCTGGACGGTGTCTTCGGCCGTTTGCGTTGCCTTGGCAACGTAGTCCCAGAAGGCATCTGTCAGCTGCTCCAGCTGTGGCTTAGGCTCATCAGCGTAGAACAGGTTAGCATGGCAGCCTGTTGGGGCGTAGCAGAAGagttagttgttgtgaaattgtatATTTCAGGGTCATTACTGGTTAGGCATGGCAACCTGTTGGGGCGTAACAGAATagttagttgttgtgaaattgtatATTTCAGGGTCATTACTGGTTAAGCATGGCAACCTGTTGGGGCGTAACAGAATagttagttgttgtgaaattgtacATTTCAGGGTCATTACTGGTTAAGCATGGTAACCTGTTGCGGCGTAACAGAATagttagttgttgtgaaattgtacATTTCAGGGTCATTACTGGTTAAGCATGGTAACCTGTTGGGGCGTAACAGAATagttagttgttgtgaaattgtacATTTCAGGGTCATTACTGGTTAGGCATGGCAACCTGTTGGGGCGTAACAGAATagttagttgttgtgaaattgtatTTTTCAGGGTCATTACTGGTTAGGCATCACAGCCTGTTGGGGCGTAACAGAATagttagttgttgtgaaattgtatTTTTCAGGGTCATTACTGGTTAGGCATGGCAACCTGTTGGCGGCATTAAGGTAACTAGAAAAGTATACACCCTCTGCCGTGGTTATTATTGACTATTGACTTAAAATTAATTTGGTAGATTGATGGAAGTTATTAGGTTGTTGTATTTCAGCTCTATAAAGTTCACTTATAATCTGAAATATTCTTGTATCCCACTCACCAGTGAATACAGCCAGAGCGAGCACCACAAGAACCTTCATGACTCTCAATCAGATTCTGTGAAATAAAGCAACAATCACTTAAAACATTGTAATCCACCAGAAAAAAAACATAATGGAATGCTATCAAATAATACCATGGATTTGTAGAATCCAGCTTACCGTCtttgtgtttgagtgtgttgGTGTATCTCTGAGTCCAGTCTGCAGTGACTGTAGTTTCAGCCGTGTCCTGGCCTGTATATATAGTGAGCAGGACAGTAAGGAACACAAAGTCCAGGAGCCAGTGCCTCGCTGTCAGCAGTGATCCAAATCATAAACCCTCAGACCGCAGTGCACCACTCAGCACCTGTCTACTTGACCCAGCCCAGTTATGTCCTTACAACTCACCCTGGACCTGTCCCAATGAACCCCTGGACCCAGAGCTCACAGGAGAGCACTGCCTTATCATCACCTCTGGGTAAAGTGTCGCAAACAGAGTTTGGAACATAAAGTAGTGATCAGAGATACTCAGTGAAGACCAATCTCCTGGGACTGCATGCTGATAAACACATCTCCATTCAATCCCCTTGTCTATAGTTTTTCAATTATATGCATTAGTGAGACATGTGCAGAGGGACACTTGTTGCCTTGCAGCTATACAGGTCTGTTACTGTTAATATCATCTGAGGTTagatgtattgtgttgtattgaggCTTATGTACTTTTACATACACTAGCCTGTTCCTTTCTCTCAAGCATAATGTATCTTGGTCATTATATATGATGCTACAACTCTACAATGCTGATAGTGAGTATCTGGTTCACACCAGGTCGGTTTCATGGATTTTTCCTTGATGGCACAGAAAGTCTCAGATCGAATCAGCCATTCTCTGAGCCAATCACAGCCATTTCTCAGACATAAATAGCACTTTGTCCAGACAACACCTTCCTCCCAACCTTCATGAAGTATCACAGTCTGATCAGATATGGTATAGTTTTATAGTCAGTTTAAGTTTGATGTCCAGCCAGCTGGCATTGACTCCCAGAATATATTTTATGATATAGTTTTCAGTTTCACTGTGAGGTCATGTGTTCAAGCACTTCCATATGTCAGTTGTCTGACCAAAGTTCATTTGACCCCGGCCCATACACACTGTGATAGGGTCTAATGTTAGGGGCCACATGGGCCCAGTCCATTCATTAGATGTGATTTCACAATAGCTAGTAGATAATGTATGGTGTCTAGGAACTTATTtggaatttttttatttatttatttcacctttatttaaccaggtaggtaagttgagaacaagttctcatttacaattgcgacctggccaagataaagcaaagcagttcgacagatacaacgacacagagttacacatggagtaaaacaaacatacagtcaataatacagtatgaacaagtctatatacaatgtgagcaaatgaggtgagaagggaggtaaaggcaaaaaaggccatggtggcaaagtaaatacaatatagcaagtaaaacactggaatggtagttttgcaatggaagaatgtgcaaagtagaaataaaaataatggggtgcaaaggagcaaaataaataaataaattaaatacagttgggaaagaggtagttgtttgggctaaattataggtgggctaaattataggtgtgctatgtacaggtgcagtaatctgtaagatgctctgacagttggtgcttaaagctagtgagggagataagtgtttccagtttcagagatttttgcagttcgttccagtcactggcagcagagaactggaaggagaggcggccaaagaaagaattggttttgggggtgaccagagagatatacctgctggagcgtgtgctacaggtgggagatgctatggtgaccagcgagctgagataaggggggactttacctagcagggtcttgtagatgacatggagccagtgggtttggcgacgagtatgaagcgagggccagccaacgagagcgtacaggtcgcaatggtgggtagtatatggggctttggtgacaaaacggattgcactgaaTCAATTAAATGTTACAGTAGACTTCCATTTTTCAAAGTAAAGCTCCCCCTTTGTCATACTGTAGTTATTCTGTATAAATGGATAGTGGGTTACTGTGCTATACTGGTAATTGACCTTGTCATAACCTCGCCCCCAGGTTATTGCGCAAAGAAGTGTCTGGGAACAACATTACCATGTCAAAAAGGTGGATCAATCTACACAGAGAATGGCCAGATTGAGAATCTTCACAGCACTCATTCTACATCACTTGGGTTATTCATGATgtcacatcctggtaatctggagttttgaagtcagaagttgagTTCTAAACCTCCTATCTGCCCACTGTGCCTTATTACAAACCATCACAGTGCCACTCTATAGAGAGTAGAATAAGGAGAGGGTGTTGCCTGGAATCTACTATTCCCTATGTAAATGCACTACAGTGCAACGTTCAACACCTCAAATAACCTCTGACCCCAGTGATGACTAAAATGTGTGAAGGTTGACACTGCGCTATAGGTTTGCGTTGGCAGTTGAGGTGACACAACCGTTGGGATGCTACCGTTGATGGCTGAACAAATGCCAGGATGTCTAGAATGAAATCATGTCCTTGTCGAAAAGCACCAAATTGAAAAGTGAAATGTACTAATGCCAGCATCCGTATAATCTAGTTAGTATTATATATGTGGTTGTGGTCTTATTGCTTGACCTGATTACAAAGTGTCTGTGGTGTGGACATGTTTAAGGTTATCTGCTGGCCATCAGCAGTGAAATACCTTTACTCATTAGTATTACTGTAAGCAggggttttagaagtggggggcaTATTTTAGaaaattatttatatatttattatccagtcggataaacactccaaacagacTACCCAACCGCTCTGAgatgtccgcatggtcctaaagcacacagttggctgttttgtatcacattccaatgataaaactgtggGCGACAAAAATAAAATTTCAAAATGTGTGGGGGACATGTCCCCGTCccccgtccccagtgaaagttgcatcCCCGACTTTAAGTCTTCTCTAGAATGAGGCTTTTAGTAGAAGGGTCCAGGTCCATGCACAGTTGTCTAATTAGAATATAACCAATAAAAAGGATCATGCACAGTTGTCTAATTAGAATATAACCAATAAAAAGGATCATGCACAGTTGTCTAATTAGAATATAACCAATAAAAAGGATCATGCACAGTTGTCTAATTAGAATATAACCAATAAAAAGGATCATGCACAGTTGTCTAATTAGAATATAACCAATAAAAAGGATCATGCACAGTTGTCTAATTAGAATATAACCAATAAAAAGGACCATGCACAGTTGTCTAATTAGAATATAACCAATAAAAAGGATCATGCACAGTTGTCTAATTAGAATATAACCAATAAAAAGGACCATGCACAGTTGTCTAATTAGAATATAACCAATAAAAAGGACCATGCACAGTTGTCTAATTAGAATATAACCAATAAAAAGGACCATGCACAGTTGTCTAATTAGAATATAACCAATAAAAAGGACCATGCACAGTTGTCTAATTAGAATATAACCAATAAAAAGGACCATGCACAGTTGTCTAATTAGAATATAACCAATAAAAAGGACCATGCACAGTTGTCTAATTAGAATATAACCAATAAAAAGGACCATGCACAGTTGTCTAATTAGAATATAACCAATAAAAAGGACCATGCACAGTTGTCTAATTAGAATATAACCAATAAAAAGGACCATGCACAGTTGTCTAATTAGAATATAACCAATAAAAAGGACCATGCACAGTTGTCTAATTAGAATATAACCAATAAAAAGGACCATGCACAGTTGTCTAATTAGAATATAACCAATAAAAAGGACATGGTGTTGGTGGGGGAGATTCCCAAAGGAAACATATTGAAGTTAAATCAAAGCCAGGTTAATCAAGTCTGGTCTGTCTATGTTCAGTCTGTCAGGCTCAGAGAATGAATATGAACGTAACaaaataatgtattgtcattgtgtattgtatgtgcatgtgtgtgtgtgtgcatgtcaatATAGTAACCGCACAGTCATGTGATAACAGCCAGCATGGAGTTgtagcagaagcaggaagagaggtGACATGGCAGTGACTCCTGGACTTTGGGCTTACATCTACAGCTCTGGTTTCGACTATATATACAGCATGGCACTGGCCtgatagacacacagacagactgaatacacagagatacaccaAGAAAAAAACAGGTGAGGCCAATGCTGAGATTTAAAACAAGGTGTTGAGAAACTAGGATTTTAGGTTTCTAAGATTCAAATGTATTTGAAGTGTAATTGATTAGTGATGTTTCTGTTTCAGTGAGAAACGCAAATATGAAGGTGTTGGCGGTGCTTGCAATTGCTATACTCTCTGGTAAGTAACATCTAATGTTACCACAACaataaaaaaaactgtaaaaAAAATTAATTGAAACCTTTTGAATGCAACAAGATTATTAGAATGATTATTATTTTAAACCTGGCCTACTTCAAGCTCCTTGAACAGTGTAAGGTCATAAAGCAGGTCAGGTTAAACTAGCAGTTTCACAGGAACTAACTCTACTTCCATGCCCCAACAGGTTGCCATGCTAACCTATTCTATGCCGATGAGCCCAAGCCACAGCTGGAGCAGCTGACAGATGCCTTCTGGGACTACGTCGCCAAGGCAACAAAAACTGCAGATGACACCGTCCAGATGATCAGGAAGTCTCAGTTGGGACAGGATGTCAAGTAAGTCATTTGACCTGTGATCTAGTTGTCATAACATGTGTGTAATGTCTGTAGTGGAAGCCCTCTCAGAGTACTAGTcacctgagtggcacagcggtctaaggcactgcattccagtgctaga
This window contains:
- the LOC124017965 gene encoding apolipoprotein A-IV-like, which produces MKVLVVLALAVFTGCHANLFYADEPKPQLEQLTDAFWDYVAKATQTAEDTVQMIRKSQLGQDVNGRITESAYVASQYAISLQEQLPSAAKDLMTKITQEAEVLRERLEQDLGSVKGKLEPYAEEMKTQVQQRVEQLKQDLAPYAESLDSENLRATLLQKSEELKGSLEQSVKEMQSQLGPYTDELKQKVDLRLQDFQKRVAPLAENLQSQLTTRAQMVQQSLAPYAEDLRDKLDPYAQDLKAQLTALYQAFTN